A region of Terriglobales bacterium DNA encodes the following proteins:
- a CDS encoding AsmA family protein, translating to MSLGPHSRGLRRSVGVLALLLVAALLLPFVHIRWFHASIVDSISNALNRTVTVEAVSLRLLPQPGFDLHKFVVADDPSFSAEPMLRADDVTAYLRFSSLWRARPEIARLSLSEPSLNLVRRDDGIWNVYSLLQRAADTPSAPTGQTKPEGRPRFPYIEASSGRINFKIGQEKKFYALTDADFSLWLASEDKWGVRVSARPVRTDANLSDTGTLSLSGSFQRASSLRNTPLNLNLRLQNAQLGQLTKMMYGRDRGWRGAVTVAARLTGTPAELNVRSDAQVQDFRRYDIVTPTSLRLAMRCGARFSAADQSWSDVNCTAPISNGVVTITGRASDPLRSGPFSWQVTAQNVPMPAIVFAARHAKRDLPDDLISAGTLSAVFNFSRQAGSAPQWSGSGHTTGFRLGSPEKQTELGTVPFKIASRPIILSQDKRQDIFVSDEQQLVTLGPFAIEMDTLEPVTVRGWLTRSGYFLSLRGDARVERILQLAKNVGLHAVQPAAKGAAKLDLQVSGLWAGFALPEISGKAQLHDVSATMDGISAPLEIESANVLLTPGQSSVRHFVATFSGSDMHLSGWLDLPRRCTAIDGCSARVDLHADELDTATLGRLFNPRFLKRPWYRMLGPNQQSSFLARVNARGHITANRIIIGRTLANHCSADLVLDHGQLRLANLESEIWGGEHRAELQADFTGAEPAYDLRGTLDNAQLAPVTAPIADDWATGTISLRYRLTAVGWDRAGLLNSAAATAEFDLRNGVLQQISLAEGAPPLRVQRFTGHLNLHDGRFTVTAGKLQTPGGIYQVSGTALADKKVDIRLVRDGAHSFTITGTLESPKVVAVSGPQTQAALTK from the coding sequence ATGAGCCTAGGTCCACATTCCCGCGGGTTGCGTCGGAGTGTGGGCGTCCTCGCACTGCTCCTCGTGGCAGCATTGCTGTTGCCCTTTGTACACATCAGGTGGTTTCACGCCAGCATTGTGGATTCCATCAGCAACGCGCTGAACCGGACGGTTACGGTCGAGGCAGTCAGCCTTCGTTTATTGCCGCAACCTGGATTTGATCTGCACAAGTTCGTTGTGGCTGATGACCCGTCGTTTAGCGCCGAGCCGATGCTCCGTGCGGATGATGTGACCGCGTACCTGCGTTTTAGCTCGTTGTGGCGGGCACGGCCGGAAATCGCGCGGCTCAGCTTGAGTGAGCCCAGCTTGAATTTGGTCCGCCGCGACGATGGAATCTGGAACGTTTACTCCCTGCTGCAGCGCGCCGCCGATACTCCATCCGCGCCCACAGGTCAAACCAAGCCTGAGGGCCGCCCACGATTCCCGTACATTGAGGCCAGCAGCGGTCGCATCAACTTTAAGATCGGTCAGGAAAAAAAGTTTTACGCGCTCACCGATGCCGACTTTTCTTTATGGTTGGCGTCAGAAGACAAATGGGGAGTAAGGGTTTCAGCCCGGCCCGTTCGCACCGATGCCAATCTCAGCGATACCGGAACGCTCAGCCTCAGTGGCTCATTCCAGCGCGCCAGCTCCCTGCGAAACACCCCCCTCAACTTGAACCTGCGGCTCCAGAATGCCCAATTGGGACAGCTCACCAAGATGATGTATGGCCGCGATCGCGGTTGGCGCGGCGCCGTAACCGTTGCCGCCCGACTTACCGGCACGCCGGCGGAGCTGAACGTCCGTAGCGATGCTCAAGTACAGGATTTTCGGCGCTATGACATTGTGACTCCCACATCGCTGCGGCTGGCTATGCGCTGCGGCGCTCGCTTCAGTGCGGCTGACCAAAGCTGGTCTGACGTTAACTGTACGGCACCCATCAGCAATGGAGTAGTCACAATTACGGGAAGAGCGTCAGATCCGTTGCGATCCGGACCATTTAGTTGGCAAGTTACAGCGCAAAATGTCCCTATGCCGGCGATAGTGTTCGCGGCTCGACACGCGAAACGAGATCTTCCCGACGACCTTATTTCGGCAGGCACGCTGAGCGCTGTCTTCAATTTCTCCAGGCAGGCCGGATCGGCCCCACAATGGTCGGGCAGCGGGCACACCACCGGTTTTCGACTGGGCAGCCCGGAGAAGCAAACTGAACTTGGTACCGTTCCGTTCAAGATTGCTTCCCGTCCCATCATTCTCTCGCAGGACAAACGCCAGGATATTTTTGTGTCCGATGAGCAGCAACTCGTCACCCTCGGTCCATTTGCGATAGAAATGGATACTCTCGAGCCGGTGACCGTAAGAGGCTGGTTAACGAGGTCCGGATATTTCCTTTCGCTGCGCGGCGACGCTCGAGTGGAACGGATACTACAGCTTGCCAAGAACGTGGGTTTGCACGCCGTCCAGCCGGCGGCAAAGGGTGCCGCAAAATTGGATCTGCAGGTCTCGGGCTTGTGGGCAGGTTTTGCCTTACCTGAGATCAGCGGCAAGGCGCAGCTCCATGATGTGTCTGCAACTATGGACGGAATTTCGGCGCCGCTTGAAATCGAATCTGCCAATGTTCTGCTCACCCCCGGGCAATCAAGCGTTCGCCATTTCGTGGCGACGTTTTCTGGTAGCGACATGCATCTTTCAGGCTGGCTTGATCTGCCTCGCCGCTGCACCGCCATCGACGGCTGCTCTGCACGGGTTGATCTTCATGCCGACGAGCTTGACACCGCCACGCTCGGTCGTCTCTTCAATCCCCGCTTTCTAAAGCGACCCTGGTACCGCATGCTGGGCCCCAACCAGCAAAGCTCGTTCCTGGCACGCGTCAATGCTCGCGGCCACATCACCGCGAATCGGATAATCATCGGCCGCACACTCGCGAACCATTGCTCCGCTGATCTTGTGCTTGATCATGGCCAGCTGCGGCTTGCCAATCTTGAAAGTGAAATCTGGGGCGGAGAGCATCGCGCTGAATTACAGGCTGATTTTACCGGCGCTGAGCCTGCCTACGATCTTCGCGGAACCCTTGACAATGCACAGCTCGCCCCGGTCACTGCTCCCATAGCAGACGACTGGGCCACCGGAACAATCTCGCTGCGCTACCGGCTGACGGCTGTTGGTTGGGACCGAGCCGGCCTGTTGAACTCTGCCGCCGCAACCGCAGAATTCGATCTGCGCAACGGCGTTCTGCAGCAAATCTCATTGGCTGAGGGAGCTCCGCCGTTGCGCGTGCAGCGGTTTACGGGCCATCTCAACCTGCATGACGGCCGATTCACCGTGACAGCAGGCAAATTGCAAACGCCGGGCGGCATCTATCAAGTGAGCGGAACAGCGCTCGCTGACAAGAAAGTAGATATCCGATTGGTGCGCGACGGCGCTCATAGTTTTACTATTACGGGAACGCTGGAATCGCCCAAGGTCGTCGCCGTGTCTGGGCCGCAGACCCAGGCCGCGCTCACAAAATGA
- the lepB gene encoding signal peptidase I has translation MARAAVENEQELSKKQKPEEAKKKETTVEFLASIAVVLVTGLFIITFVVQAFEIPSSSMENTLLIGDHVFVDREVFAPPTHWVGPVIPYRDPRDGDIIVFLSPAEPGLYVVKRVMGVPGDRIHLRDGIVYRNGKKLDEPYVVRKDNYNSYRDNFPAVPPTEANVTPEWRLLMSSYIQGEDLVVPPDHLFAMGDNRDVSYDSRYWGFIPRENVIGRPLFIYWSFQTPEFQYMKRGIGERLSFIAHIIIHFFDQTRWNRMLKVVR, from the coding sequence ATGGCCCGCGCCGCGGTAGAAAACGAACAAGAGTTGAGCAAGAAGCAAAAACCGGAAGAGGCCAAGAAAAAAGAGACCACGGTTGAGTTCCTCGCCTCCATCGCGGTGGTGCTGGTCACTGGACTTTTCATTATCACGTTTGTAGTGCAGGCATTTGAAATTCCTTCCAGTTCCATGGAAAACACCCTGCTCATAGGCGACCATGTTTTTGTTGATCGCGAAGTTTTTGCGCCGCCGACCCACTGGGTTGGACCGGTAATTCCTTATCGTGACCCGCGCGACGGCGACATCATCGTCTTTCTCTCGCCAGCCGAGCCTGGCCTTTACGTGGTAAAGCGCGTAATGGGGGTACCCGGAGACCGCATTCACCTGCGTGATGGGATTGTGTACCGCAATGGAAAGAAGCTGGATGAGCCCTACGTCGTCCGCAAAGACAACTACAACTCTTACCGCGATAATTTTCCGGCGGTTCCGCCCACGGAAGCCAATGTAACTCCGGAGTGGCGGCTGCTGATGAGTTCCTACATCCAAGGCGAAGACTTAGTTGTGCCTCCCGACCATCTTTTCGCCATGGGAGATAACCGCGACGTCAGTTACGACAGCCGTTACTGGGGTTTTATTCCGCGGGAAAATGTAATCGGGCGTCCTCTCTTCATATACTGGTCATTCCAAACTCCCGAATTTCAGTACATGAAACGTGGCATTGGAGAACGTCTGAGCTTTATTGCGCACATCATCATCCACTTCTTCGACCAGACGCGCTGGAACCGCATGCTCAAGGTTGTTCGATGA
- the lepB gene encoding signal peptidase I — MPPVRHWNTCRLYLMETLQSTSRNTALDELLETPPQRQPERNRSALPASIQSLLTTVVIALFVITFLVQAFQIPSESMEDTLLIGDYLLVDKVHFGDVGRWGHVLPYTQIHRGDVVVFHYPVRPEQHFVKRVLGLPGDHLRISGNRLFVNGVALSEPYALYKSADEDGYRHNFPNTNFVAPGVEAHWWLQMRGLVRDGELLVPPGQYFALGDNRDESLDSRYWGFVPRENIIGRPLVIYWSVRSPQTSSALPTSASDKLSRFGYVLTHLLEATRWDRTLRLVK; from the coding sequence ATGCCGCCCGTCAGGCATTGGAATACCTGTCGTCTTTACCTAATGGAAACGCTTCAAAGTACAAGCCGAAACACCGCGTTGGATGAGCTTTTAGAAACACCTCCGCAGAGACAGCCGGAACGGAACAGGTCTGCGCTGCCGGCGTCCATCCAGTCATTACTGACAACGGTAGTGATTGCGTTGTTTGTTATCACCTTTCTGGTGCAAGCCTTCCAGATTCCCTCTGAGTCCATGGAAGACACGCTCTTGATTGGTGACTACCTGCTGGTGGACAAGGTGCATTTCGGCGACGTCGGCCGCTGGGGCCATGTGCTGCCTTACACCCAAATCCACCGCGGTGACGTGGTGGTGTTCCATTATCCAGTGCGTCCGGAGCAGCATTTTGTGAAACGCGTGCTCGGCCTGCCTGGCGATCACCTCCGCATCAGTGGCAATAGGCTTTTCGTAAACGGGGTTGCGCTGTCGGAGCCGTATGCGCTTTACAAGTCCGCAGACGAAGATGGCTACCGCCACAACTTCCCTAACACAAATTTTGTAGCTCCTGGGGTGGAGGCGCACTGGTGGCTGCAGATGCGCGGCCTGGTACGTGACGGTGAGCTGCTGGTCCCACCGGGACAGTATTTCGCGCTGGGCGACAACCGCGACGAGAGCCTCGACAGCCGTTATTGGGGCTTTGTGCCGCGCGAAAACATCATCGGCCGTCCCCTGGTCATCTACTGGTCGGTGCGCAGTCCCCAGACCAGTTCCGCACTGCCAACTTCGGCGAGTGATAAACTTTCTCGTTTCGGCTATGTGCTGACGCACTTACTGGAAGCTACCCGCTGGGACCGTACCCTCCGGCTGGTAAAGTAA
- the rnc gene encoding ribonuclease III codes for MKALEIDTLEQRLGHHFRDPELLRRALTHSSRARELEAAPADVPESRTPPVNALPDKVRDNEQLEFLGDAVLGFVTSEDLYRRFPEFEEGHLSKLRAHLVSGRHLVRVAEGMELGKYLSLGRGEEKSGGRGKSALLVNALEALLAAVYLDAGFEKAQQFIVQNILVPELRRLQAQAGDEVPITDYKSALQEAVHLSGHAPPAYTLVKEEGPEHRKTFTVETRLNRAGSPGESEFVARAAGPTKKRAEQDAARQALEYLSSLPNGNASKYKPKHRVG; via the coding sequence ATGAAAGCCCTGGAAATCGACACCTTGGAACAGCGGCTCGGGCATCATTTTCGAGATCCCGAGCTGCTTCGGCGAGCGCTGACTCACAGCTCGCGCGCGCGTGAGCTGGAAGCCGCGCCGGCTGACGTGCCCGAAAGCCGCACTCCGCCGGTGAATGCTCTTCCGGACAAGGTCCGTGATAACGAGCAGCTCGAGTTCCTGGGTGATGCCGTCCTGGGATTCGTAACCAGCGAAGACCTTTACCGGCGCTTTCCGGAGTTTGAAGAAGGTCACCTTTCAAAGCTTCGGGCACATCTGGTTAGCGGGCGTCACCTGGTGAGGGTTGCGGAAGGGATGGAACTGGGAAAGTACCTGTCGCTCGGACGCGGGGAAGAGAAGAGTGGCGGACGCGGCAAGAGTGCCCTGTTGGTGAATGCACTGGAAGCGCTGCTGGCTGCAGTGTACCTGGATGCGGGTTTCGAAAAAGCGCAGCAGTTCATTGTGCAAAACATTTTGGTGCCAGAGTTGCGGCGTTTACAGGCGCAGGCCGGAGACGAAGTACCGATCACGGATTACAAGTCAGCTTTGCAGGAGGCGGTACATCTCTCCGGTCATGCTCCGCCCGCCTATACACTGGTAAAGGAGGAGGGGCCAGAGCATCGCAAGACTTTTACCGTGGAAACGCGCCTGAATCGCGCAGGCAGTCCAGGCGAGTCGGAGTTTGTTGCCCGGGCCGCAGGCCCGACAAAGAAACGCGCCGAGCAGGATGCCGCCCGTCAGGCATTGGAATACCTGTCGTCTTTACCTAATGGAAACGCTTCAAAGTACAAGCCGAAACACCGCGTTGGATGA
- a CDS encoding tetratricopeptide repeat protein translates to MKPVLFVLAALLVVSASWAQPQYQKQTPPQQTPPAASQGTQPGSKQQPNSQPGAAQGQQGAQPGAAADQAAPAGKHPPQAKSQEEFKAFNDANALTDPAAIEKAADDFATKFPNSELRILLYRKAMIEYQNANNADKMVDMGHKVLGIDPDDPQALVSVAEVLSERTRPTDLDANEKYAEATKLAKHALETIDTDLTFSAQVPPDKVKQAKDWLRSTSYSVLGNLEMAKNDYAAAEKDLRQAIDLNAAQPDPVNYLRLAVALDKQNKYADALTAANKAAELAPENTQVGTLARREQDRLKQLTGGSTGASNAAPGAKPQTSQPRTTPPQQQQ, encoded by the coding sequence ATGAAACCAGTCCTTTTTGTGTTAGCCGCGCTGCTGGTCGTTAGCGCGAGTTGGGCGCAACCGCAGTATCAGAAGCAGACGCCACCCCAGCAGACCCCGCCGGCAGCATCGCAGGGTACGCAGCCCGGTTCAAAGCAGCAGCCGAATTCACAACCGGGCGCCGCGCAGGGTCAACAGGGCGCGCAACCCGGCGCCGCAGCGGACCAGGCTGCGCCGGCCGGAAAGCATCCGCCCCAAGCCAAGTCCCAAGAGGAGTTCAAGGCATTCAACGATGCCAACGCTCTCACCGATCCGGCTGCAATCGAAAAGGCGGCCGATGACTTCGCGACGAAGTTCCCGAACAGCGAGTTGCGCATTCTGCTTTATCGCAAGGCGATGATCGAATATCAGAACGCCAACAACGCCGACAAAATGGTGGACATGGGCCACAAGGTTCTCGGCATTGACCCCGACGACCCGCAGGCCTTGGTCTCCGTGGCTGAGGTGCTCTCTGAACGCACCCGCCCCACCGACCTGGACGCCAACGAAAAATACGCTGAGGCTACCAAGCTGGCAAAGCACGCGCTCGAAACCATTGACACTGACTTGACATTCAGCGCGCAGGTGCCACCGGACAAAGTCAAGCAGGCGAAGGACTGGCTGCGTTCGACTTCCTACTCTGTGCTCGGTAACCTGGAGATGGCGAAAAACGACTATGCCGCTGCGGAAAAAGACTTGCGTCAGGCGATTGACCTGAATGCGGCGCAGCCTGATCCGGTGAACTATTTAAGGCTCGCCGTAGCGCTCGACAAGCAGAACAAGTACGCTGACGCGTTGACCGCCGCTAATAAGGCTGCTGAATTGGCGCCGGAAAATACGCAAGTCGGCACCCTGGCGCGTCGGGAACAGGACCGTTTGAAGCAGTTGACGGGTGGCAGCACTGGGGCCAGCAACGCGGCTCCGGGAGCCAAGCCGCAAACTTCTCAGCCACGTACAACACCGCCGCAACAGCAGCAGTAA
- a CDS encoding energy transducer TonB, whose translation MQRRNGEAVVILGTPSEKVLYSAAFLGPFGYVEYALAKPSHDESKLLKMASDEGYNLRLVHWDSSRPITPWVHPEDSNAPADECNDSGRIMEQLQNQHLPEHVYRVGKGVTAPRAVITPDPDYPLNIRKKNIQGTVVLWVMVVEDGGVGGVTLKKSLSPELDRNAIEAVKKWKFKPALLNGNPVAAQVTIEVNFRLY comes from the coding sequence ATGCAACGCCGCAACGGTGAGGCGGTTGTAATCCTGGGAACACCGTCCGAGAAGGTACTTTACTCGGCGGCTTTTCTGGGACCTTTTGGGTACGTTGAGTATGCCCTCGCAAAGCCGTCACACGATGAGTCAAAACTGCTCAAAATGGCCAGCGACGAGGGCTACAATCTGCGTTTGGTGCACTGGGATTCAAGCAGACCGATAACACCCTGGGTGCATCCTGAGGATAGCAATGCACCCGCAGATGAGTGCAACGACAGTGGGCGCATTATGGAACAGCTTCAGAATCAACACCTGCCCGAGCATGTCTATCGAGTCGGGAAAGGCGTGACTGCACCTCGGGCGGTAATTACACCGGACCCCGACTACCCGCTCAACATACGCAAGAAAAACATACAGGGCACGGTGGTGCTCTGGGTAATGGTTGTTGAAGACGGCGGTGTCGGTGGAGTGACGTTAAAGAAGAGTTTGAGCCCGGAGCTAGACAGAAACGCTATCGAGGCAGTTAAGAAGTGGAAATTCAAACCGGCGCTACTGAATGGGAATCCAGTCGCGGCTCAGGTGACCATCGAAGTAAACTTTCGGCTTTACTAA